From the Malaclemys terrapin pileata isolate rMalTer1 chromosome 13, rMalTer1.hap1, whole genome shotgun sequence genome, one window contains:
- the LOC128848051 gene encoding GTP-binding protein Rhes-like, with translation MSLAVKEKNHVRLVFLGAAGVGKTALIRRFLLDTFEPKHRRTVEELHSKEYEVSGATIKVEILDTSGSYSFPAMRKLSIQNSDAFALVYAVDDTESFESVKSLREEILEVKEDKFPPIVVVGNKAEANRERHVLTEDALSLVELDWNNRFLEASAKENENVVEVFRELLQQVNLPSRLSPALRRRRETFPKENALRPPMNKTNSCTVC, from the coding sequence ATGTCCCTGGCGGTGAAGGAGAAGAACCACGTGCGTCTGGTCTTCCTGGGTGCGGCAGGAGTGGGCAAGACAGCTCTGATCCGTCGCTTCCTGCTGGACACTTTTGAGCCCAAGCACCGGCGGACAGTGGAAGAGCTGCACAGCAAGGAGTACGAGGTGAGTGGAGCCACCATCAAGGTAGAGATCCTGGACACCAGTGGCAGCTACTCCTTCCCGGCCATGCGCAAGCTGTCCATCCAGAACAGTGACGCCTTCGCCCTGGTCTACGCGGTGGATGACACAGAGTCCTTCGAGAGCGTCAAGAGCCTGCGGGAGGAGATCCTGGAGGTGAAGGAAGACAAGTTCCCCCCCATTGTGGTGGTGGGCAACAAGGCGGAGGCCAACAGAGAGAGGCATGTGCTGACTGAGGATGCCCTGTCCCTGGTGGAGCTGGACTGGAACAATCGCTTCCTGGAAGCATCGGCCAAGGAAAACGAGAATGTGGTGGAAGTcttcagggagctgctgcagcaagtCAACCTGCCCAGCCGGCTCAGCCCGGCGCTGCGCAGGAGGAGGGAGACCTTCCCAAAGGAGAACGCACTCAGACCACCCATGAACAAGACCAAcagctgcactgtctgctga